From the genome of Setaria viridis chromosome 1, Setaria_viridis_v4.0, whole genome shotgun sequence:
GTCTTCAAGATTCGTGCAAGCAAGTTTTGCTTTACAACGAACGAAGCTTATTGAaacaaaaatgggaaatactcTAAATTTCAAGGCGAAAGAAAGAAAACGAATGTCATCCCATGATCTCAGAAGCTCTAGTGCTCTTCCAAACATTCATCAAGGATTGGTGAGaaccctttcaaaaaaaaaaaaaaagaggatagGAGAAACGAAGGCACAGCAACCGCCGAGGAGAGGAGAGGCCACAACGCAAATGTGTCCCTCAGGTATCATCATTTACCAGAATACAATGAATCAGCCACCCAAGATTTTCTTCTTGGGTTCTTCACCccccaaaataaaaaaaaacagaggaaaTGGATAAGCTGCTTTCGTATCATGCATCAAGCCATCAGCAACCCCATGGGATGGGACCTTTTCATTTCCTTCAGACCCATCACAACACAGCAGCAACATCTAGCCAATGGAATGGAAGCCAGTAGGATAGATAACTTTGTCCTGGCCTAAGACATTACATCTAACCAAACatgaaacgaaaaaaaaaatcaggctgCGTGCCTTAGGTTCTAGTTCTACCCACAACGAGCACAAGTTAGTGGGACCAGATCAGAATCAGATCATCAGCAAGCAGCACACTGCAACACTCGCGTTGCGCGGGTTAATTCGGAAATGCTCAGAATGGTTGCTCCGTTTCTCGCATTCATTTCTTGTGCGCCCTGTAGTCCGGGGAGTTGTGCGGCAGCGGCGACAGAGGATGCCTTGATGAATCTGCACCACCGAAATCAAGTGCCCGACCAGCTGGGCTGCCATCCCTCAAGCTAGACGACTTGCGCTTATTCTGCAGCAAAATCATTCATGACATCATCCCACTACACTTTCGCTTCATCTTACAAAGTATATCAATTTACCTTGGTGGATGTGCTGGCAGATTTCTTTCTCTCGGACCGGCGTTGTCGCTCTTTCTCCAACAAACCCAGCAGCCTTTTGTTCTCTTCGTCGAGAACCCTGTTGTCCTCACTCAGCGTGATGACCTTCAATGAGAACAAACAAGAAACCAATTGATTACTTGTCACCAACAGCAAGCCATCAGGTAAAAACAAGAATCTCAAGGACACGAGTGCTTTTGATATACCTCCGCCTCTGCTGTATCAAGATTCATTTTCAGAGCCTCCTTATCCCTCTCTAGTTCTTGCACTCGAGCCGTCAATGCTGCCAACTGTGTGATTCATGATGACATTAACCGGGTTAAAGTGAGGAAATGTATATTGCTACTGGCGCAAGCAATCtaggaaataaaagaaactgtCCAATCAAGGAAATAAAAGAAACCGTCCAGCGATTGGTGTTTTGTGTTCCCCATTTACAATGACATGTACAGTACAGACATTGAAAGAATTGCATCGCACACGCGAGCAACAACCTAGTATTACACAAACTTAATGTCACTTGGCACAAACTTCTGAAGGTTGCCATATGGGATTACTCATTTACAATGACATGTATAGTGTATGCTTGAAGGAACTCCATTGCATTGCATCTAGGATGTAAAAAGTCCTTTACACTAGGACGCGCTTCATGTGAACGCAAAATGACAGCTTTGAACATGAGTACTTAAGAATTACTAGGACATCCCTGTTTGTAAACCCAAAACCCCGGGGAAAATTGGATTTGTAATGTAAACTCACCCAGCAATCAATTATCCACATAAAGCAAGACTTGCAGGTCCATTTTGAATAAGCTACTAAAACATGATGATTCATGAGTAGTACTAACTAGTTGTAGTAGTTTGGGGAGGTTACTGACATCTGCGTTTTGGTTGAGGCGTGCGCGCAGGTCGTTGTTCTCCCTGGCGAGGTCGTCGCAGGACTCCATAGCGCGCTCGAGGTCTCGCTCGTAGAGATCGCACTCCTTGGCGCACTTGGCGTTGAGTTCGGCATATGCGGCGGCCATAGCCTCCTTGTCCTCGAcgcagcggcggaggccggcggcgttcATGGCGGCCTCAGCCTGGGGAAGGAATCAGGAATGGATGGATCAACCGAGAGccaagggagggagggatcAATCTCTTCTGTACACGCGTACCTTGAGGAGGTCGATGCGGCGGTGGGCTGCGCGGAGGTCCTCCTCGAGCGAGAAGACGTGGTCctggaggcggtggcgctggtcCTCGGAGGCGAGGAGCTTGAGGCGGAGGGAGCGGTCGGAGACGGGGAGGCCCAGGGAGCTGTGGATGGAGTCGCGCACGTACTCCTCCGCACCGCCGGGGAGAGGCGGAACCCTACTAGCATCCTCCatctgcggcggcggagcagtggATCCCACCATCGCTCGCGATGCGATTGATCCGCCTCTGccctagaggaggaggaggaggaggaggaggaaggatggGGATTTTTGAATTGAATGGAAACGAATCGAAACGAATCGAGATGATGGGTGGGGTTGGGGGCAGGCAGAGGAGGAGATAACCGTTGTGGTTGCGGCTCCCAGTTCCCTACTCTTCTAGTTGGGCTGGGCCTCCGTTCGTTTCTTCTGCT
Proteins encoded in this window:
- the LOC117841696 gene encoding uncharacterized protein, which encodes MVGSTAPPPQMEDASRVPPLPGGAEEYVRDSIHSSLGLPVSDRSLRLKLLASEDQRHRLQDHVFSLEEDLRAAHRRIDLLKAEAAMNAAGLRRCVEDKEAMAAAYAELNAKCAKECDLYERDLERAMESCDDLARENNDLRARLNQNADLAALTARVQELERDKEALKMNLDTAEAEVITLSEDNRVLDEENKRLLGLLEKERQRRSERKKSASTSTKNKRKSSSLRDGSPAGRALDFGGADSSRHPLSPLPHNSPDYRAHKK